The Astyanax mexicanus isolate ESR-SI-001 chromosome 21, AstMex3_surface, whole genome shotgun sequence genome contains the following window.
cagagcagctgtttactctccactccagcaaaggatgctccacatatgagctgctaactttataaccctttataaagctacgagtctctcgtctctctaatatgagtttttttttgttgttggtgaagaaggagacgtttatacaggtatcaatgtgcagcatgtgaggcgtttcagggacagattcgttcacattacacacagatacagatcacttacatttacagtgaatgtgaacgacaagatagacaaataaataaataataaataaaaaaacagttgcacTGTTACAGTATATAGAAAAGTCAGTAaaacacatggtggtggtagattCACTGGTTGATTAGAATAGTGAATAAAGCAGTTACATTTATGTCACTAATGGGAGTGCCTttacatattacattttatttacatttaaccaATAAATTCGAAGAATTTAAGATAAAGGCAAGCAGCAGACATAATTTGAGTCATCAAAGAGGCATTGaactttagttaaaaaaaataaaaatcaggttGACATAAATATCCAACACTATACATTGTATGTTAcattttttggggaaattaaactCACTTTTATCCATCAAAAAACAACATTGGGTTGACATCAAACTCAAACATCAGACGTTGAATTTTGGTTTGGTCTTCAATTTAAGCTCATCAGATGTTGGGTTTCTGTCACCATACCTCACTAAATGTTACTAAACGTTTGTGACATTCGCATGTGATGTTTGAAAGATTAAATTTTTTGGTTAGATAAAAATTTCAACTTTTTacttagtagaacattttctgaatgttatctTTCAAGCTTTCTGGATGGACTGTTGGATGGAtgtttttaaacgttctggtaacaTCGCTGCAACATTACTTCTGCCAgtgtttttagttttgggaatattgttcaaataacattaaactattactatgttacacattttcagaatgttattTCTATAACGTTACAGGCCAACTttttataacgttctctgttagccgGGTTAACATCAGCTGTCACCACTTTTGTACATCTAATTGACGTTGGaattaggtaaaataaaataaaataagataatcctttattaatcgcACAATGGaaaaatttgcaatgttacagcagcacagaggaaagaacagagaaacagataaggaaaatatataaacaaataataataataaaactatattaacaaaagattacagaaaaaatactaaaaatataataaacgaatactaaatactaaatctAGTTCAgctaagataaggtcagaggggatatgattatggtaggtttCGACAAGTATTATTGCACAGGGACTAACAGTGAACAATGTAAGGACACTGTCCTACATTGAATTTTGGTCACATGAGGTCACAATATACATTCATCCAGATAACCTCAAAGTTGTCACAACACTGTGTACTCTACTTGTTTACAACATTGCTACAACATTGTCCAAAGGTTGCACTGTTTGTTTTAACAATGTCAAATTCCATTCATGTTGGTTTATTATATGTTATCTGACAGTAGAGCACActaaatgcagctctggaaaaaattaagagagctcttcagtttctgaatcagtttctctgatttggctatttataggtttatgtttcagtaaaatgaacattgttgttttattctataaactacagacaacatttctcccaaattccaaattcattttttttgtcatttagagcatttatttacagaaaatgaaaaagaacacaagttaatattcatgaagttttaagagttcagaaatcaatatttggtggaataaccctggtttttaatcacagtttttgtcctcctccaccagtcttacacactgcttttggataactttatgcctttactcctggtgtaaaaaatgtctttgatcattcatcttcctcttgattatattccagaggttttcaatttagtaaaatcaaagaaacccatcatttttaaatgctctcttattttttcaaaactgtaTGCTGTAATTTACGAATATAGGATGTTAAAgtaaatatttactgtaaaaatacagcaaCTTTATACAAATAATAGaagaataataatattttaattcaattttgCAGTGTTACAttcattactgtgtgtgtgttccataaacacacacacagtaatgagTTAACTCTAATGCTAGctgaaaaaataaagttttaattatgtatttaatcgctgttattaatgttttattgagTTATAAAGCTGTGTATTACTCACCGGGTTGTTTAAACAGCAGGTTGAGTCTGCAGCTGCtgtaaattcagctgtaaatTCAGTTTATATACCGCGGATTCCACCTTACACAACCTCACAGCCCCGCCCTGCACAAGCGCTTACACAAGCGCGCGGCCAATCACACAGCGCCGATTTACATCCCCTCACAcgctcaaccaatcagctcccTCTCCCGCTCTGAGGGGCGGGGCTTACCCCAGCATGCAGATCGTGTGTGGGGGGCTTTTGTTGGAGTGTACACTTGTGAAAGCACGTGAAAAGTAGTGAAAAACTGGCTAAAAGCTGCTGTATAGAGCCCACAGGCGCCTGCAGGGGAGGACAGAGGAGCTCAGATTAAAAATAGAGTGCTAAAATAgaattatcttaattaaataaTGACTTAATTACACTTAAAAACACTCAGAGAGTGGCCTGTAATAAACCGGAGTGGGTGTGAACACTACACTATATACTGAATTCTTCCagactatggaggaacacataaggaatcatgtagtaacttaaacgtaagtgttaaacaaacataaatgctcttttaaaatattgtttgaGGAGCTGTTATCTTGCGATTTCTGAGGCCGGTAACAGAGGTAACCCCTGCTCTTCCTTTTCagggggtggccctgatgagtgccagtttcatcttaacatttttaattGTCTTTGTGACCTGCTGCACTTGGGGATACTTTACTTTTTGAGTTCTCAAAATGCTTCattactaaaagtattttttttttctttatttaccgttttttccacactataaagtgcaccgtattgtaaggcgcactatcaatgaacgtctactttctggtccattttcatatataaggtgcaccggattataaggtgcattatgcgacactagtaaggaacaggggtgttgccatgtttcccttctaattcagcaggtcttgctgctgggtggtggtgctaagcttagtaaacaaaactgtaattcttgaaaatgaacaaaaataacaacaacgagcgctagatgttaatctacacagatttctctcctggaaattgtttatttgggtgagtaaaccgctttcatttgtttacagtaagcttaggtttccacatttccactaaggctggatgcagcagcattagcattagcgctagtaaatgccacctgacagagctacactgaggaaccctaaatgttccggtaagccagggtgctatcagctagcgattcATGCTACAGTCCAATATGCTTGCTTCTGAACGGCGgaggagctagcgcttagtgtagttagcagctaatgctaatactgctccagtcttggtgatggagaaactttactgaaactcctgtataactctatacTTCAGCTttaagtgtctttactgctccttaatacctaactggtagaattcatacataaggagcatcggattataaggtgcactgatgattcttgggaaaattaaaggattttacgtgcggcttatagtcagaaaaatgtggttgagttgagtagttcttagttctttaactctacctcttcacaactttacaactgatgctcttaaacactttaagaggaagaaattcaagtaattaactcttgatgagttgcTGACTCCTTAATTGTCATTATACTGGTACACTATGATtaagttttccagacagggattaagtctattTATATACCTTTTTCTGCTTTCAATGGAAAATCCATCCCTAttagtaaaaagtattttttactattataatACCCCTGACACAGAGAGGGCCTTTCTTAAAtgcacaatattattattattattattattattattattattattattattattattattattattattattattataaccacTGAGTCCCCAATGTCCTCATGTATTTACTTATTAATTATTGATGTATCTGCTTAAGAAGACCCTCACTCTTCTCTAACAGGTATCTTTAGTTTGAGTAGGACAGTTGTGGTCAGTGTTTGGGACAGTGAGAGAGCTATCAATAGCAGAGCTGATGAAAGACTGAACACATGTTGCTAATGTTCTCCCACCATCAGAACCTGCTTATTATAAAGCCACAGAATTACAGTCAATTACAGTTTACCGTCAGgagtaatattatattattatataactgtacatAACTCAAAACTGCAGTTtgcttattaataaatataaatcagtaGAAGCACTAAGCATGGGAAAGAATTGACTATTTAAAGATACTGCTCACATTTTTCTTTAGACAGTGACAAAATGTTGCACAGAACACACATTATCTGAAGCAATTTTCTGCCCATTTTAGGCACCATTCCATAATTTACTGTCTAAATTTAGCatattaaaaactaataattccagaatttccctctgggatcaataaagtatctaataataataatatctaataaaagcaaagtacataaaaaataatactacTTTTTATACTATTCCTATTGATGAAATTTCTTTAGCATTTTCTATAGTCCAAAACATTTTGTgtattagattatatattatatataaatacatttctattatttatattattaaaatgtgttgcattgttttcttttttcttactgttttatttatCATAAAACTGTTTAGCTATTTTAGCTGTAAATTAAGTTATTTTTGGAGAAATCCACTAAACATTACCAACGAAACAGAAAAATGTTAACTtctaaagttaaaaaatatattctggCCTTTAATAAGCagtgttacattttattttattttattttattgttttttattttattttatgttgcataatatgatgtttaattttgttttattaaattaaaatttagtaTAAAgcgatataaaaaatgtaaaaagtgaaAAGTAAAAGTGCTTAGCTCGCAACTACAAAACAACAGCGGAAAAAACTACAAGTCCCATCAACGCGTTCGGTGTCGCGTACTACTGACGTCACCGCGCGTCGTTCTCCAAACATCCGGTCGTCGTTGCAGCGTTTGTGTGTGAATATTGAATAAAATCCGCATTTAAACCTAGAATTAACGTGAATAAACcggtttaattagattttttgtcTGCAGGTGTGTTGTAGAGCGGGTAAACAGGGCGGTGGAGAGGTTTTAGTATAAATAAGAGACTGTAGTTTAGCCAGACTGAAGcgctgattaataataataatattattattaatattaataataataattattattattataatcccGCCTGACTGCAGCTGATTATACTGGATTACCTGCAATTTAACTGCATAATTCTCATCCAGCACAACTGAAGGAAACTCCTGACCAACAACATCAGTTTACTGAGCTCCTGAAGAAGCAGGTAAGATTTAAAACCTTCATTTCATTAaacctttatttcagtaattcagtttaaaatgtgaaactcatatattatatagatctattacacacagagtgatctattttaaacgtttatttattttattgttgatgattatgaatcttacagccaatgaaaaccttgaaaattttgaatattatataagaacaactggtacttttggcagtatgagGGCAGTGTgtaaagtcctgctgaaaaatgaaatccacgtcTCTTTAATAGTTTCCAtcgctgattggtggaaacttcacactagacctcgagcagtttggactgtgtgtctctccactcttcctccagactctgatcccttgatttactttaaatgaaatgtaaaatttactgatgatcagtgacggtttggagagacatgtcatctgctggtgttgatccactgtgttttattatcaagtctaaagtcagtgcagttttgttttcccacaaaatctttcagcacttcatgcttccctctgttgataacttttatggagatgcagatttcattttccagcaggacttggcacactgccaaacgtacttatataatatttaattttttggagacactgatttttgggtttttattggctgtaagccataatcattaactataaaataaataaaagcttaaaatagatcactctgtgtttaatacatctatataatatgagtttcacattttcaactgaattactgaaataaagttactttttaatgatattatattttttgagataTTGTTCTCTTAATTTGACAAATTGTTTTCTCAGTTTAACAGTTGTTTCCATTCATTTAAGAAGTTGTTCCCAAAATGTATTTCATGATTTCCTGTATTTAGAATAATACACTTTCCTCTTAGTTTAAGAGTTTGTTCCCCAAATTAAGCTGCTTGTTCCCTCAGATTAGAATTTTGATAATTTCAATAAATTAGCAATcagattaatttaattttatctaTTCTTTTAGTTGAAGAAattgttttgtaaaataataatttaacacattttttcacTCTGAATTATTCCCTCAGAGTAGCCTCAATTTGTTCCCtcagtttgtttggtttgtatttggaaataaatgtaattattaagaATTTATATTactacctttttttattttgtgttcattACAGAAGCTAGTTGTACCTGCGCAGTGATGGAGGACAGCACCCACCCAGCAACCGAATCCAAACCCTGCGCTCCGTCCCGCAGTAAGAAGCCAGACGCTCCTCTCTACGTCCCCAAGAGACGCCAGGGCGAGACGAGGGACACGCCCACCGACCCTCAGCTCAGAGACAAACACCAGACCTCAGGAGACAAGAAGACCCGGCCCAGACCCCGCTACACCGACAAGGCCCGGAAATACAGCAGCAAGAACAAGAAGGAGAGAGCAGGAGGAGAGAAAACCCCAGCAGGAGAGGAGAAGCTCCAGAACGGAGAGGGAGGAGaacggagggagagagagagggaggagggagagaaagagaatgatgaAACTCTCTCCCGAAAAGAGGAGTGCAGATCTCCAGAGGAAGCAGGAAACAGGGTCTCCTCTGAAGACGTGTCCCAGCCTGCAGAAAAAGAGGAGAAGGtgaagaaagaggaggaggaggaggagaagaaagaggaggaagaggaaggagaAGACTGGGATTCTTTATTTACAGATGAAGGAGACTGTCTGGATCCACACCTTTTAGAAGAGGTACagtcacagtgtgtgtgttagtggtaggaatcacagggcatctcacgatacgatattatcacgatacattgcccacaaaaacaatattatcacgatattgtGTTTCCGATACTTTAATATATCGCAATTCTCCACGATACTTAACAACACctgtgttactgaaaaggataaaataccaggaattatggatttattcatAACCAATATTcctcactgcaggtttaccctactcatttgattatagcgccaccatgtggagtaataaagcagtaactttattcagatttcatggtattttcacgataacgatactcttggcaatatgacagaaacactgaattttttttttacattttactattgcatacaTCTGATAtataaaagaattttatcagatttgtaacaaaagtcaatgatgcagaatgtaatgatactaataataatgcactccaaatatttccatatatccagaattaaagtacaataaatgatactggacagatataatgggaatatataatgggaaatgagaacagtgtgaatttttcttttgctaaaaacagctaaaaagtagaaccctgtgtgataattaggggtgggtataatagggtataatatcgtttaccatattcaaaaatgtaggggatattattgcgtac
Protein-coding sequences here:
- the r3hcc1l gene encoding coiled-coil domain-containing protein R3HCC1L → MEDSTHPATESKPCAPSRSKKPDAPLYVPKRRQGETRDTPTDPQLRDKHQTSGDKKTRPRPRYTDKARKYSSKNKKERAGGEKTPAGEEKLQNGEGGERREREREEGEKENDETLSRKEECRSPEEAGNRVSSEDVSQPAEKEEKVKKEEEEEEKKEEEEEGEDWDSLFTDEGDCLDPHLLEEISQKSAREKKSIQESQFNYYNWSPEDEEVELREDELSHIIEIYDFPAEFKTEDLVRAFSSYQQKGFDIKWIDDSHALGLFSSPIAARDALRTKNPMLKVRPLSKSSSATKAKARASSDYLLPAKERPQTSAALARRLVIGALGVKSAQSREQREAEKDQLRQAREQKRLAAKQREDAWEGK